A single window of Fervidicoccus fontis Kam940 DNA harbors:
- a CDS encoding proton-conducting transporter membrane subunit, producing the protein MEISLILLILIVPIASSILSLIEKFRMQEISTLSSSIIETMLSILILQNVKSSALVFADDEFAVDYLSAIMIFALSLLYFAASIFSIGYIEHEITIGEISKERKRLFYSLLNVFIFTMLLVVTTNNIVVMWIAIEATTIASTFLVGIYNKPESLEASWKYLILCSVGLSFSLYGTVLFYSISYQAGLTKPWLYSSILNSSNLFSNYISMIKLIFIFLLVGFGTKAGLVPLHAWLPDAHSEAPAPVSALFSGILIECSMYVLMRYYGIMVAVGLGSFVRYIFLIIGLLSMFIASMLMITARDVKRLLAFSSIEQMGIIACGLGFGSYIGIIGAVFQLISHTLIKGSLFLSSGAIMNIYNTRNINRIRGIIKASPVLGTLVLLGMLGIVLCPPFSTFYSGLFVVMSGAEENNLAGIITMIALLVIAFAALVWKFSNMLFGKPSTESNWKIRVWVWLPILLLISLSLIIGIYPGLIWSYLENAAKEVLL; encoded by the coding sequence ATGGAAATATCCCTCATTTTATTGATCCTTATAGTTCCTATAGCATCATCAATACTTTCATTGATTGAAAAATTTAGGATGCAGGAAATTTCAACACTATCCTCCTCGATTATAGAAACTATGTTATCAATTTTAATTCTACAAAATGTTAAAAGTAGTGCGCTAGTATTTGCAGATGATGAATTCGCAGTAGATTATCTCAGCGCTATAATGATTTTTGCTTTATCGCTTCTGTATTTTGCTGCAAGCATATTCTCTATTGGTTATATTGAACATGAAATAACGATTGGCGAAATTTCAAAAGAAAGAAAAAGGCTTTTCTATTCCCTTTTAAACGTATTTATATTTACAATGCTGCTTGTGGTAACAACTAACAATATAGTTGTTATGTGGATAGCGATAGAAGCTACTACAATCGCCTCGACTTTTTTAGTAGGCATATATAACAAGCCTGAAAGCTTAGAGGCCTCCTGGAAGTATTTGATCCTTTGTTCCGTGGGACTTTCATTCTCGTTATATGGCACGGTTCTATTCTATTCAATATCATATCAGGCAGGACTTACGAAGCCTTGGCTGTATTCCAGCATCCTCAATAGTTCAAATCTATTCTCGAATTACATCTCAATGATAAAACTGATCTTTATATTTCTTTTAGTAGGATTTGGAACAAAGGCTGGACTAGTTCCACTTCATGCATGGTTGCCAGACGCACACTCTGAGGCTCCAGCTCCGGTTTCTGCGCTGTTTTCAGGAATATTAATAGAATGCTCCATGTACGTATTGATGAGATATTATGGAATAATGGTAGCTGTTGGTTTAGGTAGCTTTGTTAGATATATATTCCTAATAATTGGACTTCTATCGATGTTTATTGCATCAATGCTCATGATTACAGCAAGAGATGTTAAGAGGCTTCTCGCTTTTTCAAGTATAGAACAAATGGGAATTATAGCATGCGGACTAGGCTTTGGAAGCTATATAGGAATAATTGGTGCAGTGTTTCAGCTTATAAGCCACACTTTGATAAAGGGCTCGCTATTTCTTAGTTCAGGCGCTATAATGAACATTTACAATACTAGAAACATTAACAGAATAAGAGGAATAATTAAAGCATCTCCAGTGCTTGGAACATTAGTACTTCTGGGGATGCTGGGCATAGTGCTTTGTCCTCCATTCAGCACATTTTATTCTGGTCTCTTTGTAGTAATGTCTGGAGCTGAGGAGAACAATTTAGCAGGAATTATTACGATGATTGCACTTTTAGTAATAGCATTTGCTGCACTTGTATGGAAGTTCTCGAACATGTTATTTGGAAAGCCATCTACAGAAAGTAATTGGAAGATCCGAGTTTGGGTTTGGCTTCCAATCTTGCTTCTAATTTCGCTTTCTCTAATCATAGGAATTTATCCAGGATTGATCTGGTCGTACTTAGAAAACGCAGCAAAAGAGGTGTTGTTATGA
- a CDS encoding NADH-quinone oxidoreductase subunit C, producing MTEERISYYIKQLDSNFKSDIISIERTYPDKVFVGIRKDALLKICSYIFWELGGFLSTMSVSDMRKINGSFRLDYVFSIEEKEESSSPKPWIIVYTMIPGNNPRFQSVTPELPAANWYEREAKDLFGVIPEGHPDPRKLILPDDWPDGIYPLRKDMDYTIRPGEVKPAEYKWPKEEGITTYIAGPIHIMADEPGQFRIYLDGEIVVDLDYRFSYAHRGVEKLGEARLTYNQVPFLAERICGICGFVHSTSYVQAIEEAMKIDVPERAKYIRTIMLEIERATSHLLWLGLASHLAAFDWGFMQLWKVRERLMNLAEVLTGARKTYGINVVGGVRRDIIEERRKKSLEILKKTEVELKDIGETVLKTSTLLKRMEGIGVLPKDVARTLNVVGPVARGSGLYRDVRKDHPYAAYRELSFKIPLYTEGDILARFLVRYEETFESLSIIEQALDRLPNGPIFEEVKEVEAYRPAIGAVEAPRGEVVHFAIIGEDSKIYRWRVRAPTYSNWPSVPYMSRGYTLADVPLIVASIDPCYSCTERVEVVDVRTKRVEVVEYEEIIKRSKKGV from the coding sequence ATGACAGAAGAAAGAATTTCTTACTATATTAAACAATTAGATAGCAATTTCAAGAGTGACATTATAAGCATTGAAAGAACCTATCCGGACAAAGTATTCGTTGGAATAAGAAAAGACGCGCTATTGAAGATCTGTAGCTATATTTTCTGGGAGCTTGGGGGATTTCTTAGCACAATGTCGGTAAGCGATATGAGAAAAATAAATGGATCTTTCAGGCTTGATTATGTTTTCTCTATTGAAGAGAAGGAAGAAAGCTCCTCCCCCAAGCCATGGATTATTGTATATACAATGATACCAGGAAATAATCCTCGCTTCCAATCAGTGACACCTGAATTGCCTGCAGCTAATTGGTATGAAAGGGAAGCTAAAGACCTCTTTGGTGTTATACCTGAAGGTCATCCCGATCCTAGAAAGCTGATATTGCCCGATGATTGGCCCGATGGCATATACCCGCTGAGAAAGGATATGGACTACACCATAAGACCTGGTGAAGTCAAACCTGCAGAGTATAAATGGCCAAAAGAGGAGGGAATAACCACTTATATAGCTGGACCTATACACATAATGGCAGATGAACCAGGTCAGTTCAGAATATATCTTGATGGAGAGATCGTTGTTGACCTTGATTACAGGTTTTCATATGCACATAGAGGAGTTGAAAAACTTGGAGAGGCGAGGCTAACTTATAATCAGGTTCCTTTTTTAGCTGAGAGGATATGTGGGATTTGCGGCTTCGTCCATTCAACTTCCTATGTTCAGGCTATAGAGGAAGCTATGAAAATAGATGTACCAGAAAGAGCCAAATACATCAGGACAATAATGCTAGAAATTGAGAGGGCAACAAGCCATTTGCTGTGGCTGGGACTTGCAAGCCATCTGGCAGCTTTCGATTGGGGATTTATGCAACTGTGGAAAGTTAGAGAAAGATTGATGAACTTAGCAGAAGTTCTTACGGGGGCCAGAAAGACTTATGGAATAAATGTTGTCGGAGGAGTCAGAAGGGACATTATTGAAGAGAGGAGGAAGAAATCTCTCGAGATTTTAAAGAAGACAGAAGTGGAGCTCAAAGATATCGGAGAGACTGTGCTTAAAACTTCTACCCTCTTAAAAAGGATGGAAGGCATCGGAGTGCTACCAAAGGACGTTGCAAGAACCTTAAATGTTGTTGGTCCAGTTGCAAGAGGATCTGGATTATACAGAGATGTTAGAAAAGATCACCCGTATGCTGCTTACAGAGAGCTGAGCTTTAAGATACCTCTTTATACTGAAGGAGATATACTCGCAAGATTCTTAGTGAGGTACGAAGAGACATTTGAATCTTTAAGCATAATAGAACAAGCTCTGGATAGATTGCCTAATGGACCGATATTTGAAGAAGTTAAAGAAGTAGAAGCCTACAGACCTGCTATAGGAGCAGTAGAAGCCCCTCGGGGGGAGGTAGTTCACTTCGCAATTATAGGGGAAGACAGCAAAATTTACAGGTGGAGAGTTAGAGCGCCGACATACAGCAACTGGCCTTCAGTGCCTTATATGTCAAGGGGTTATACTTTGGCTGATGTTCCGCTTATCGTTGCAAGCATAGATCCCTGTTACAGTTGTACTGAAAGGGTTGAAGTTGTTGATGTTAGAACGAAGAGGGTTGAAGTTGTTGAATATGAGGAAATAATCAAAAGAAGCAAAAAGGGGGTCTGA
- a CDS encoding 4Fe-4S dicluster domain-containing protein, with product MTVLLIMDPKKCIGCRACEVACETLHNGISNITVYTVEDSLVNVPLTCMHCKDAQCINICPVGAMKRDEDGAVYVDSLQCIGCGMCTIACPFGIPMLYSELKVAVKCDLCMDRRKAGLKPACATVCPADAITYRKIEDVAAQKREATVTKRAAPLAKK from the coding sequence ATGACAGTTCTATTGATAATGGATCCTAAAAAATGCATTGGATGCAGAGCATGTGAAGTTGCATGTGAGACGCTCCATAACGGAATTTCAAACATAACTGTATATACGGTCGAGGATTCCCTCGTTAATGTTCCATTAACCTGCATGCACTGCAAAGATGCACAATGTATAAACATATGTCCAGTTGGTGCAATGAAAAGAGATGAAGATGGTGCTGTCTATGTTGATTCATTGCAATGTATAGGTTGCGGCATGTGTACAATTGCATGCCCATTCGGAATACCGATGCTCTACTCAGAATTAAAAGTAGCTGTTAAGTGTGACTTATGTATGGACAGGAGAAAGGCTGGACTCAAGCCCGCATGTGCAACCGTATGCCCAGCAGATGCAATAACGTATAGAAAAATAGAAGATGTAGCTGCGCAGAAGCGTGAAGCCACAGTTACAAAAAGAGCAGCGCCTTTAGCCAAAAAATAA
- a CDS encoding molybdopterin oxidoreductase family protein: MTNKQLICPFCGLGCAVTLKIDEFGRPYAVDAFEGDHVSKGKACPKPFSIPSFLNSSNRLAHPMKRKENGFVEISWGDAIKEISERIKEITKSDDPSSLGFLGSANCTNEDNYVFQKFARAIGTNNIDHHASFFALSEINAMYKSLGIPSLSSTYEELLKSSVVLIWGFNPAETNPVLMGQYILKAKEKGAKVVVVDPRKTKTAWFSDIHLMLNPKTDYALALSLLNVIFNEKLYDKNYSERINLSQKSIEVINSYSPEVVEKICGIQANTIRQVAKLIATSGKASILWGLGILQQINGDDIIEALLTISALCGYLGKEGCVVGGIKNEVNLQGASDMGVLPNFLPGYIDVSNKNEIEKFSKIWGFYVPDKEGMNAFEMLYSSNSTKIKGLYIMGMNPLVLLPNMNLTKKILENLDFLVVQDSFFTETAEFADIILPAATLPEKDGTVTNFERRVRWNNKAVEPVGEAKPDWMIVREIAKELGFESFFSFNSTEEVTREISSVNPLYSNITPEKLKENTSGIFWNINTNDKNEEKFLFLKGFYTPSGKFELQLNETFEIEKQSANLPFLLITFEYAGQHGAATLTRNFSPLMKRWGEAIGELNVETAKSLGINEGDKVKIKTEYGEFSCKVHLTQNIVKDVIAVPWHFGANSIFSCEIAKKYRKPELKVFPCSIIIQGEKQ; the protein is encoded by the coding sequence ATGACGAATAAACAGTTAATATGCCCTTTCTGCGGATTAGGATGCGCTGTCACATTAAAAATTGATGAGTTTGGAAGGCCCTATGCAGTTGATGCGTTTGAAGGCGACCATGTAAGCAAGGGAAAAGCTTGTCCTAAACCTTTCTCTATTCCTTCATTTTTGAATTCCTCTAACAGATTAGCTCATCCGATGAAAAGAAAAGAAAATGGTTTTGTCGAAATAAGCTGGGGCGATGCGATAAAGGAGATTTCCGAGAGAATAAAAGAGATAACAAAAAGCGATGACCCATCATCTTTGGGTTTTTTGGGCTCAGCAAATTGTACTAACGAAGACAACTACGTTTTTCAAAAATTCGCTAGGGCTATCGGAACTAATAACATTGATCATCACGCCTCTTTTTTTGCTCTATCTGAAATCAATGCTATGTACAAATCTTTAGGAATACCCTCTCTTTCTTCCACATATGAAGAGCTTTTAAAATCTTCTGTTGTTCTTATTTGGGGTTTCAACCCTGCAGAAACTAATCCTGTCTTAATGGGCCAATATATTCTAAAAGCAAAAGAAAAGGGTGCAAAAGTTGTTGTAGTTGATCCCAGGAAAACAAAAACTGCTTGGTTTTCGGATATTCACTTAATGCTGAATCCAAAAACTGATTATGCTCTTGCGCTTTCCTTACTAAATGTGATTTTCAACGAGAAGTTATACGATAAGAATTATTCTGAAAGGATTAACTTATCGCAGAAATCTATAGAAGTAATCAATAGCTACAGTCCTGAAGTAGTCGAGAAGATCTGCGGAATACAAGCAAATACAATAAGGCAGGTAGCTAAGCTGATTGCTACTTCAGGAAAAGCTTCAATTCTGTGGGGATTAGGAATATTGCAACAGATAAATGGAGATGATATAATTGAAGCATTGCTTACTATTTCAGCATTGTGCGGATACCTGGGAAAAGAAGGTTGCGTGGTGGGCGGAATCAAAAATGAAGTTAATCTTCAGGGAGCAAGCGATATGGGAGTGCTTCCCAACTTCCTTCCTGGCTATATAGATGTTTCTAATAAAAATGAAATAGAAAAGTTTTCTAAAATATGGGGCTTTTATGTACCAGATAAAGAAGGGATGAATGCCTTTGAAATGTTATATTCATCTAATTCAACAAAAATAAAAGGACTTTACATTATGGGGATGAACCCATTAGTTTTGCTTCCCAACATGAACTTAACCAAAAAGATATTGGAAAATTTGGACTTTTTAGTCGTTCAAGATTCATTTTTTACTGAAACGGCTGAATTTGCCGATATAATCCTTCCAGCTGCAACGCTTCCGGAAAAAGATGGAACTGTTACAAATTTTGAGAGGAGGGTGAGGTGGAACAATAAAGCTGTAGAGCCTGTAGGAGAAGCGAAGCCGGATTGGATGATCGTTAGGGAAATCGCTAAAGAGCTTGGGTTTGAAAGCTTCTTTAGCTTTAATAGCACTGAAGAAGTGACGAGAGAAATATCAAGCGTAAACCCGCTATATAGCAATATCACACCAGAAAAACTTAAAGAAAACACGAGTGGTATCTTTTGGAACATTAATACAAATGATAAAAATGAGGAGAAATTTCTTTTCTTGAAGGGCTTCTATACCCCAAGTGGAAAATTTGAGCTACAATTGAACGAGACTTTTGAAATTGAAAAGCAAAGCGCAAACTTACCATTTTTACTCATTACATTTGAATATGCAGGGCAGCATGGAGCTGCAACTCTAACGAGGAACTTCAGCCCATTGATGAAGAGGTGGGGAGAAGCGATAGGAGAGCTCAATGTTGAAACTGCAAAATCTCTGGGAATTAATGAAGGGGATAAGGTAAAAATTAAAACGGAATATGGAGAGTTTTCGTGTAAAGTTCACCTTACTCAAAATATCGTTAAAGATGTTATAGCTGTACCTTGGCATTTTGGAGCAAATTCAATTTTTAGTTGTGAGATAGCTAAAAAGTACAGAAAACCCGAGCTAAAAGTTTTTCCATGCAGTATTATCATTCAAGGTGAAAAACAATGA
- a CDS encoding respiratory chain complex I subunit 1 family protein: protein MWEIIIVSLLQITIVLFMSLFLEGVRRKLIARLHSRIGPPISQPFRDLVKLWRKREEIKPECSSWIFEKAPIIALAVLLTLSIMIPIISSIGFSLRDIILIIYSLIIFRFILSLAAFDASSPYGIPSAWRETYLGILGEVALILPVLCLVVTTGTTDLGKISYYVESNLQLLSYPSFYLAAIAGFIALLLETGVQPFDVAEAEQELQEGISVEYSGKTLALFKLDQMLKRVVIPSLFLSLFVPWGISSTFSLAGLLVGTLSFMAKIFIIHMIFLTLSVSNARIRFVEMPQYFEVSIFLSIIALVLAIWRL, encoded by the coding sequence ATGTGGGAAATAATTATAGTATCTTTATTGCAAATAACTATCGTACTTTTCATGTCATTGTTCTTGGAAGGTGTTAGGAGAAAGCTGATAGCAAGGCTACATTCAAGGATCGGACCGCCAATAAGCCAACCATTTAGAGATCTGGTAAAACTATGGAGAAAGAGGGAAGAGATAAAACCAGAATGCAGTTCATGGATATTTGAAAAGGCCCCAATAATAGCACTAGCTGTATTATTGACGCTCTCAATAATGATCCCAATTATATCTAGCATAGGTTTCAGTCTAAGAGATATAATTCTGATTATTTATTCTCTAATAATATTCAGGTTCATTCTTAGTCTTGCAGCCTTTGATGCTAGCTCTCCTTACGGCATTCCAAGTGCATGGAGAGAGACATATTTAGGAATCCTTGGAGAAGTTGCATTAATACTGCCGGTTCTATGCCTGGTTGTCACAACAGGTACTACTGATTTGGGAAAAATTAGCTATTATGTTGAATCAAACCTCCAGCTGCTCAGTTATCCGTCTTTTTACTTAGCAGCTATAGCTGGATTTATAGCATTGCTCTTAGAGACAGGAGTTCAGCCGTTCGATGTGGCCGAAGCAGAACAAGAATTACAGGAAGGTATTTCAGTTGAATACAGCGGAAAAACTCTTGCTTTATTTAAATTGGACCAAATGCTTAAGAGAGTTGTAATTCCTTCTCTGTTTCTATCTTTATTTGTGCCTTGGGGCATATCTTCAACTTTTTCTCTTGCAGGTTTGCTAGTTGGAACTCTTTCTTTTATGGCAAAAATCTTCATCATACACATGATATTTCTGACTCTTTCAGTAAGCAACGCCAGGATAAGATTCGTTGAAATGCCCCAGTATTTTGAAGTTTCTATTTTCCTAAGCATTATTGCCCTAGTGTTAGCAATATGGAGGTTGTGA
- a CDS encoding TrmB family transcriptional regulator has protein sequence MIENSNLPQFIISEVEPLLKLLKVYGMKKRDIEIYLRLLNSGGLTAKELSVMTGLPQSKVYESLSKLIEKGWVMKSSDRPSIFYPVNIAEVWNETKHEISKKMEEVETKVIPLLERASVGSPPLFRIFLLNEGKIQYYIEKVFSKASKEVLIAISHKEIINDEFFEKISSLKDKGAKIWMIITKGVYEFLKDKNIMVRENYKIADEMFGSGIISDEIILIFKNGNQLNALWSDHNYFVELGKIYFEHLWSH, from the coding sequence ATGATCGAAAATAGCAATTTGCCTCAGTTTATAATAAGCGAAGTAGAGCCTTTACTAAAATTGCTGAAAGTATATGGAATGAAAAAAAGAGATATTGAGATATATCTTCGTCTCCTTAATTCTGGAGGTCTGACCGCAAAAGAGCTTTCTGTTATGACAGGACTGCCGCAGTCTAAAGTTTACGAGTCCCTTTCAAAGCTCATAGAAAAAGGCTGGGTGATGAAAAGCTCTGACAGACCCTCTATATTTTATCCAGTAAATATAGCAGAGGTTTGGAATGAAACAAAGCATGAAATAAGTAAAAAAATGGAGGAGGTTGAAACCAAAGTTATACCTTTGCTGGAGAGAGCATCTGTAGGGAGCCCGCCTCTTTTCAGGATATTTCTTTTAAACGAAGGTAAAATTCAATATTATATTGAAAAAGTTTTTTCTAAAGCATCGAAGGAAGTTCTAATTGCGATATCTCATAAGGAAATAATTAATGATGAATTTTTTGAAAAAATTAGTAGCTTAAAGGATAAAGGTGCTAAAATTTGGATGATAATAACTAAGGGTGTCTATGAGTTTTTAAAAGATAAAAACATTATGGTAAGAGAAAATTACAAGATTGCGGATGAGATGTTTGGAAGCGGAATTATCAGCGATGAGATAATACTTATATTTAAAAATGGTAATCAGCTTAACGCTCTCTGGTCAGATCATAATTACTTCGTAGAACTTGGTAAAATATATTTCGAACATCTTTGGTCTCATTAA
- the hyfE gene encoding hydrogenase 4 membrane subunit, translating to MEVVKMTSNIAIIINGLSALMIFTAIWISETIDLRRAANIYRLQSFLLTLIFAMMSIRDSYFLIWALVAFVTKTLIVPWLVIKSLEKSGERKDIKTSIPSWLTMVIYAILLVFSFWTGGQFKGMIGEDYIPLSVSISLFLIGLKQMVTKKSIFKQILGLCHFENGSHLTLALLAPGIPETIEIGCTTDAVFLIAVCCILAVHIKKVNNTVDVTQLKNLRW from the coding sequence ATGGAGGTTGTGAAAATGACAAGCAATATAGCGATAATCATAAATGGTTTAAGCGCCTTAATGATTTTCACTGCAATATGGATCTCTGAAACTATAGATTTGAGAAGAGCTGCTAATATATATAGGCTTCAGTCATTCTTACTGACACTTATATTTGCTATGATGTCTATAAGAGATTCATACTTTCTCATTTGGGCATTAGTGGCTTTCGTAACAAAAACCTTAATTGTACCATGGCTTGTTATCAAATCGCTTGAAAAGAGCGGTGAAAGAAAGGATATAAAAACTTCTATTCCATCGTGGCTGACTATGGTAATCTATGCAATTTTGCTGGTTTTCAGCTTTTGGACAGGCGGGCAATTTAAGGGAATGATAGGAGAAGACTACATTCCTCTTTCTGTATCTATTTCACTGTTCCTAATAGGTCTGAAGCAGATGGTCACCAAAAAAAGTATCTTCAAGCAAATTTTGGGACTCTGTCATTTTGAGAACGGATCTCACTTAACCCTTGCACTGCTTGCACCTGGAATCCCTGAGACAATTGAAATTGGTTGCACTACTGATGCAGTCTTCCTGATTGCAGTTTGTTGCATTCTAGCTGTACATATAAAGAAGGTAAATAATACAGTCGACGTCACTCAGTTGAAGAACTTGAGGTGGTAG
- a CDS encoding hydrogenase maturation protease: protein MIQEKLKNLLNEKKALIICLGNELREDDGVGPYICDKLNCKNTVSVDVPENLNNKAFSFQPDVIVIIDSVDFGASPGSILITEGISDKTSISIHKLPIRLIFDAVGLKAEKIFLIGIQPKSLNFGEQLSEEVKNSADFLIEQIKEQFSCL, encoded by the coding sequence ATGATTCAGGAAAAATTAAAAAATTTATTAAATGAAAAAAAAGCCCTGATAATTTGTCTTGGAAATGAGCTAAGAGAAGATGATGGTGTAGGACCGTATATTTGCGATAAACTAAACTGCAAAAATACAGTTTCAGTGGACGTTCCAGAAAATTTGAATAACAAAGCTTTTAGCTTTCAGCCTGATGTAATCGTTATAATTGACTCTGTTGACTTCGGTGCTTCTCCGGGGTCTATTTTAATAACTGAAGGGATTAGCGATAAAACTTCTATTAGCATACACAAGTTACCAATTCGCCTGATATTTGATGCTGTTGGGTTAAAAGCGGAAAAAATTTTCTTGATAGGAATACAGCCGAAGAGTTTAAACTTCGGAGAGCAATTGAGCGAAGAAGTTAAAAATTCTGCTGACTTTTTAATAGAACAGATAAAGGAGCAATTTTCATGTCTCTAA
- a CDS encoding proton-conducting transporter membrane subunit, which translates to MSLSVLGGSDVFYLLYSSLLLLFLGSLLPFASKRDRCVLFLAYVPAILSSILLLSFSIYSLINGISIETGGIFIQGEKFFSVKIDPLSSFFLVCISLVYIFVSIYSIDYNRIFSKKYDIRVFSSFINLLDLTMIMLLLSNDVLSFMFYWELMTLISYFLIVYNHTDGSTRRAGMLYFIFAHLGGLLVLLSFAVLFINSRSLSFDYFQRFSSYLPQIEASLAFILAFFGFGIKAGMVPLHAWLPEAYTVASSNTVAILSGAMEKMAIYGIIRFALFFLPIGRMSAIGAFAVAMGLITAITGIFLASVQSDLKRFLAYSTIENMGIIILGIGLTILFSSYGLASAATIALVATLYQTLNHSLAKSLLFLGTGTVTNIFNTRNIDQLGGLSKYLPVTTWTFFIASWCIAAIPPFGCFASEWLLYQSLMFSAWSAQSFVVSIISILSVLVIAIVGAVAVMAYIKTFGIGFLGYSKFELKEKPKESYAIKLSLIPLSAFCITMGIFVPQVVDLLKIPTIQALPFSYANAIHTSALILSFPLWNEATSISFPMYTLALLIMVSIPTVVITKVGKRIWRLGKTWVSGTEAIPPVHSSSFVQPLRRNLSNIFGIREEVEREGGFFGAYKIAVRILINPPIEKYAQVTLKIPAYNDPIDKLVTIVPSAFKKLANIAKNIQSGSVITYILYILLTFIVLITIAVVSIP; encoded by the coding sequence ATGAGCCTATCTGTCCTTGGAGGTTCAGATGTTTTTTACTTACTCTATTCTTCACTGCTATTACTATTTCTAGGCTCATTGTTACCATTTGCTTCAAAAAGAGATAGATGTGTTCTTTTTTTAGCTTATGTACCAGCGATCTTGTCTTCTATACTTCTCCTTTCTTTCTCAATATACTCACTTATAAATGGCATTAGCATAGAAACCGGAGGCATTTTTATTCAAGGGGAAAAGTTCTTTTCTGTAAAGATCGATCCTCTTTCATCGTTTTTCCTAGTATGCATATCGCTTGTATACATATTTGTATCAATATACTCGATCGATTACAATCGCATTTTTTCAAAAAAATATGACATTAGAGTCTTCTCCTCATTTATCAATTTGCTTGATTTAACAATGATTATGCTACTTTTGTCTAATGATGTTCTCTCATTTATGTTTTATTGGGAGCTGATGACTCTCATTTCATACTTTCTAATAGTTTATAATCATACAGATGGGAGCACAAGAAGGGCAGGCATGCTGTACTTTATCTTTGCGCATTTAGGAGGACTACTAGTGTTGTTATCCTTTGCTGTTTTGTTTATAAATTCTCGATCGCTCTCATTCGATTACTTTCAGAGGTTTTCTTCATATCTTCCCCAAATAGAAGCTTCGTTGGCTTTTATTTTAGCGTTTTTTGGTTTCGGAATAAAAGCTGGAATGGTGCCTCTACATGCGTGGCTTCCAGAGGCATATACGGTAGCATCAAGCAATACCGTTGCAATTTTAAGCGGAGCTATGGAAAAAATGGCCATATATGGAATTATAAGATTTGCACTGTTCTTCCTTCCTATAGGAAGAATGAGCGCTATAGGAGCTTTTGCAGTAGCTATGGGACTGATAACCGCGATTACTGGAATTTTTCTTGCAAGCGTTCAAAGCGATTTGAAAAGATTTCTCGCTTATTCTACTATAGAAAATATGGGAATTATTATCCTTGGAATAGGGCTCACTATACTCTTTAGTTCCTACGGGCTTGCATCGGCCGCGACAATAGCTTTGGTTGCTACTCTTTATCAGACCCTTAACCACTCATTAGCTAAATCCTTACTATTTTTAGGTACTGGAACGGTTACAAACATATTTAACACTCGAAACATAGACCAACTTGGAGGACTTAGTAAATATCTCCCAGTGACAACATGGACATTTTTCATCGCTTCATGGTGCATTGCAGCTATTCCTCCTTTTGGGTGCTTTGCAAGCGAATGGTTACTTTACCAAAGCCTAATGTTTTCTGCATGGAGCGCTCAAAGTTTTGTTGTTTCTATCATTTCGATATTGTCTGTTCTGGTCATAGCTATAGTGGGAGCAGTTGCGGTCATGGCATATATAAAAACTTTTGGTATTGGTTTTCTGGGGTATTCAAAATTTGAACTAAAAGAAAAACCGAAGGAATCTTATGCTATTAAGCTCTCTTTAATACCTCTTTCGGCATTCTGTATAACCATGGGCATCTTCGTGCCTCAAGTAGTAGATTTACTCAAGATCCCTACAATTCAAGCTCTTCCATTTTCCTATGCTAATGCTATTCATACTTCAGCGCTAATATTGTCATTTCCTTTGTGGAACGAAGCTACGTCTATCTCTTTTCCTATGTATACCCTAGCACTTCTCATAATGGTCTCTATACCAACAGTTGTGATCACAAAAGTAGGAAAAAGAATTTGGAGACTAGGGAAGACGTGGGTTAGCGGTACTGAAGCGATCCCTCCTGTCCACTCAAGCTCATTTGTTCAACCTTTAAGAAGGAACCTCTCAAATATATTTGGAATAAGAGAAGAGGTTGAAAGGGAGGGGGGATTTTTTGGAGCTTATAAAATTGCAGTAAGGATTTTGATAAACCCACCAATAGAAAAATATGCTCAAGTAACCCTAAAGATTCCTGCTTATAATGATCCGATCGATAAGCTCGTTACAATAGTCCCTTCTGCTTTTAAGAAGCTTGCAAATATAGCTAAAAACATTCAATCTGGTTCTGTAATAACATATATTCTTTACATTCTTCTGACCTTCATAGTTTTAATAACAATAGCAGTGGTGTCGATACCTTGA